From the Prochlorococcus marinus str. AS9601 genome, the window AGTTGTAGTAGCCACCAGTCAAAACGAATTAGAAAGATTAGATTCCCTTTTTAACAATGGTAAAATAAATCAATTAATCGGCATTAAGAAATTAACTGCCAAAGAAGTAAATTTAATAGAGCCCTATGTTGAATCAAAAGCTGGTATTCATGTTCCAGAGGAAAGTATAGTTTCTTATAAGGAAGTTGCAAGAAAATATAAAGAAGAAATCATTGCATTTGGCGGAAGGATACTCTGTTCCTCTAAAGTCGTAAATATTAATCACCATAATGAATATAAAGAGCTAGTTTTACAAAATGGGGATAAATTATGTGGTGATATAATAATATCTACCGCTGGATTATATAGTGATAAGATTTCTAAAATTCTAGGAATTGATATTGAAAAAAAACAAATTTTACCCTTTAGAGGAGAATACTATTGCTTAAAACCTGATTATGAATATTTAGTTAAAAGCCTTATATATCCAGTTCCCAATCCAAAGTTACCCTTTTTGGGAGTACATTTTACTAAGATGATAAATGGTGGTGTAGAAGCAGGACCTAATGCAATTTTAGCATTAGCAAGAGAAGGATATAAATGGAGTGATATCAATTTAAATGAACTTTATGAATCTATTTCATATATTGGTTTGCAAAGATTTATTTTAAAATATCCTCTTATTAGCGCTGGAGAAATAATTCGTTCTTTGTCAAAAAATATTTTTCTTAAAAGTTTGCAAAAACTAATTCCAGACATAAAATCAGAAATGATTTATCGAGGCCCTTCAGGAATAAGAGCTCAACTAATGAACCAAAAAGGAGATCTTGAACAAGATTTCGATATTAGAATCAAGGGAAACTTTATATCTATATTAAATGCACCAAGTCCTGCAGCAACTTCTTCACTCAGCATTGCAGATTATGTAGTAAGATCTCTAATTAGCTGAATTTATTATGAATAATTATTTAATAACAGGAAACTTGGGTTATATAGGGCCTGTTTTATGTAAATTTATAAAAAAAAATGATCCTAATTCATTCATAACCGGATATGACAATGGTTACTTCGTTAATTGCCCCATAGCCGCAGAGGTATTGAC encodes:
- the lhgO gene encoding L-2-hydroxyglutarate oxidase — protein: MILQKEKIIIIGGGILGLSIARKFLKEGFKKITILEKEKDIANHQSSRNSGVMHAGLYYPPNSLKAKLSREGILLMKDYCNQNSIKWEECGKVVVATSQNELERLDSLFNNGKINQLIGIKKLTAKEVNLIEPYVESKAGIHVPEESIVSYKEVARKYKEEIIAFGGRILCSSKVVNINHHNEYKELVLQNGDKLCGDIIISTAGLYSDKISKILGIDIEKKQILPFRGEYYCLKPDYEYLVKSLIYPVPNPKLPFLGVHFTKMINGGVEAGPNAILALAREGYKWSDINLNELYESISYIGLQRFILKYPLISAGEIIRSLSKNIFLKSLQKLIPDIKSEMIYRGPSGIRAQLMNQKGDLEQDFDIRIKGNFISILNAPSPAATSSLSIADYVVRSLIS